From one Staphylococcus kloosii genomic stretch:
- the fdhD gene encoding formate dehydrogenase accessory sulfurtransferase FdhD — protein sequence MNEDVLKDQPIVRYENGELVNTQDSYVTEFPLTIMVNGEEFATVICSPNNMEELTLGFLASEGAILKYNELKSLQIDDSKGFAHVELTKQLGTRFQYSTKRMIASCCGKSREFYFQNDAAIAKTSMSKITLNPEQILSMMSQLQNASALFKQTGGLHNGAISDGQDFFEHRQDIGRHNALDKLYGYCIKNHIPVRDKVLIFSGRISSEILIKAAKIGVGVILSKSAPTTLAVQLADDLNITAIGFIRDGNFNVYSHPERIKSC from the coding sequence ATGAATGAGGATGTTTTAAAAGACCAACCTATTGTACGCTATGAAAATGGTGAATTAGTAAATACGCAAGATAGTTACGTCACAGAATTTCCATTAACGATAATGGTCAATGGTGAAGAATTTGCTACAGTTATTTGTAGCCCAAATAATATGGAAGAATTAACTTTAGGATTTCTAGCGTCTGAAGGTGCCATCTTAAAATATAATGAGTTAAAATCATTACAAATTGACGATAGTAAAGGATTTGCTCATGTAGAATTAACAAAACAACTAGGTACCAGATTTCAATATTCTACAAAGCGTATGATTGCATCTTGTTGTGGTAAAAGTAGAGAGTTTTATTTTCAAAATGATGCTGCGATAGCTAAAACATCAATGTCTAAAATTACGTTAAATCCTGAACAAATTCTTTCGATGATGTCTCAACTTCAAAACGCCAGTGCCCTATTTAAACAAACAGGTGGTTTGCACAATGGCGCAATCAGTGACGGCCAAGATTTCTTTGAACATAGACAAGATATTGGTAGACATAATGCGTTAGATAAATTATATGGCTATTGTATTAAAAATCATATTCCAGTACGCGATAAAGTACTGATTTTTAGTGGTAGAATATCGTCAGAAATATTAATAAAAGCTGCTAAAATCGGAGTTGGAGTTATTTTGTCAAAATCTGCTCCAACTACTTTAGCCGTCCAATTAGCTGACGATTTAAATATAACTGCTATAGGTTTTATACGTGATGGCAACTTTAATGTATACAGTCATCCCGAACGCATAAAAAGCTGTTAA
- a CDS encoding LacI family DNA-binding transcriptional regulator gives MASIRDIAREANVSPGTVSRVLNNDPTISVAQNTRERIFSIAEKLRYEKVTRTNKSIQLITYASKEREMSDPYYREIRLAIEAEVKRLKLSLKKTIRIDGTTQTLDEQKIAKSGALIVIGNFSVEALEQLYAINPNLVVINNPQTPQYIDAVYSNIEDAMHNLLTKIQSTGHSIIGYMGGLHTTRDLAGNATMSENDPRYKVYKKWCDDNNIEQQAYLCGWNKEQSAEQLKSLIEKDQLPEVFIAGNDMVAIGIIQQLLQHGIQLPDDIKLISFNDLEVIQYVTPSISSVHIAIDEFGRSAVKMAEERIHNLRSVAQHIVVEARLIERTTFKTQ, from the coding sequence ATGGCAAGTATTAGAGATATAGCGCGTGAGGCAAATGTAAGCCCCGGTACTGTTTCACGCGTATTAAATAATGATCCAACTATCTCTGTAGCTCAAAACACTAGAGAAAGAATTTTTTCAATTGCTGAAAAACTACGCTATGAAAAAGTGACACGCACAAATAAAAGTATTCAATTAATTACGTATGCATCAAAAGAACGTGAAATGTCTGATCCATATTATCGCGAGATACGTTTAGCTATAGAGGCAGAGGTAAAACGATTAAAGCTGTCATTGAAAAAAACGATACGTATCGATGGCACAACGCAAACGCTTGATGAGCAAAAGATTGCTAAATCCGGTGCCTTAATAGTAATAGGTAACTTCTCAGTTGAAGCTTTGGAACAACTATATGCAATTAATCCCAATTTAGTCGTTATTAATAATCCACAAACGCCACAATATATAGATGCTGTGTATTCTAATATCGAAGATGCAATGCACAATTTATTAACTAAAATACAAAGTACAGGTCATTCAATTATTGGTTATATGGGCGGACTACATACAACAAGAGATTTAGCAGGAAATGCTACTATGAGTGAGAATGACCCAAGATATAAAGTGTATAAAAAATGGTGCGACGATAATAATATTGAACAACAAGCATACTTATGTGGTTGGAATAAAGAACAGAGTGCTGAGCAATTAAAATCCTTAATAGAGAAGGACCAATTACCAGAAGTATTTATTGCTGGAAACGATATGGTAGCCATTGGTATTATTCAGCAATTATTACAACATGGCATACAATTACCCGATGATATTAAACTGATTAGTTTTAATGATTTAGAAGTAATTCAATACGTAACACCAAGCATTAGTAGCGTGCATATTGCCATTGATGAATTTGGTCGTAGTGCAGTGAAAATGGCTGAAGAAAGAATTCATAATTTAAGATCTGTTGCTCAACATATTGTTGTCGAAGCAAGATTAATAGAACGAACAACATTTAAAACACAATGA
- a CDS encoding galactokinase has translation MLESIKTKFATIFDSEPTHYAFAPGRINLIGEHTDYNGGYVFPAAIELGTYGLARKREDNKINVYSLNFEEKGIISFDLNNLAYDENHDWANYVKGVIKYLVASFPSINQGFDIVYEGNIPNGASLSSSASIELVSGWLIKSLFDLELDRLTLVKIGQKVENNYIGVNSGIMDQFVIGLGKSEHAILLDTGTLKYDYVPAYFGDYVISIMNTNKRRSLTESKYNERRAECEAALASLQQELTIEHLCDIDVATFERYQYLIDNATNLKRARHAISENERTKQAHEMLSNNQFTAFGQLLNDSHESLKNDYEVTGLELDTLAETAQSIDGVLGARMTGAGFAGCAIALVHKDSVKALEQEVTATYTEKIGYAPSFYHVNISDGVKSLN, from the coding sequence ATGTTAGAATCTATAAAGACTAAGTTTGCAACAATTTTTGACTCTGAACCGACACATTATGCATTTGCTCCGGGAAGAATTAATCTTATTGGCGAGCATACTGATTATAATGGAGGATATGTATTTCCAGCAGCAATAGAATTAGGAACTTATGGTTTAGCACGTAAACGTGAAGATAATAAAATTAATGTTTACTCTTTGAATTTTGAAGAAAAAGGAATTATTTCTTTTGACTTAAATAACCTAGCTTATGATGAAAATCATGATTGGGCTAACTATGTAAAAGGCGTTATTAAATATTTAGTAGCTTCATTTCCGTCTATTAATCAAGGCTTTGACATTGTATACGAAGGCAATATACCTAATGGTGCAAGTTTATCATCATCCGCTTCAATAGAACTTGTCAGTGGTTGGCTTATTAAAAGTTTATTTGATCTTGAGCTTGATAGATTAACTTTAGTGAAAATTGGACAAAAAGTTGAGAATAACTATATTGGTGTTAATTCTGGAATTATGGATCAATTTGTAATTGGTCTAGGTAAAAGTGAACACGCCATATTACTTGATACAGGTACTTTAAAATATGATTATGTACCGGCTTATTTTGGAGACTATGTTATTTCAATTATGAACACTAATAAGCGTCGTTCATTAACGGAGTCTAAATATAACGAGCGTCGTGCCGAGTGTGAAGCAGCATTAGCATCGTTACAACAAGAACTTACGATTGAACATTTATGTGATATTGATGTAGCTACATTTGAGCGTTATCAATATTTAATAGACAATGCTACTAATCTGAAGAGGGCGCGTCATGCGATTAGCGAAAATGAAAGAACAAAACAAGCACATGAGATGTTGTCGAACAATCAATTTACTGCATTTGGTCAACTGCTAAATGACTCGCATGAATCATTGAAAAATGATTATGAAGTGACAGGGTTAGAATTAGACACGTTAGCTGAAACTGCACAATCTATTGATGGCGTTTTAGGTGCAAGAATGACTGGCGCAGGTTTTGCAGGTTGTGCCATTGCTTTAGTACATAAAGATAGTGTTAAAGCGCTAGAACAAGAAGTTACTGCAACTTATACAGAGAAAATTGGTTATGCACCATCGTTTTATCATGTGAATATCAGTGATGGCGTTAAAAGTTTAAATTAA
- the galE gene encoding UDP-glucose 4-epimerase GalE, with translation MSVLVLGGAGYIGSHCVHQLIEKGYDVVVIDNLGTGHKASVNVQARFYEGDIRDKAFLDEVFNKENIEGVFHFCAYSLVGESVEKPLTYFNNNIHGLQTLLEVMYDHNVNKIIFSSTAAVYGEPNSIPIKEDDTTNPTSPYGESKLVMEKMMRWCHEAYGINFAALRYFNVAGANPDGTIGEDHRPETHLIPIVLQVALGQRDNLTVFGDDYNTPDGSCIRDYLHVEDLIAAHILAFDYLKNGGASGAFNLGSSQGYSVFEILEAAREVTGEEIKAEVGKRRAGDPGTLVASSDKAKSLLGWIPQHDDIKEIIQDAWKWHQSHPHGYKQEEG, from the coding sequence ATGTCAGTACTAGTACTAGGCGGAGCAGGCTATATTGGTAGCCATTGTGTACATCAACTTATAGAAAAAGGCTATGATGTTGTCGTTATCGATAATTTAGGTACAGGACATAAAGCATCGGTTAATGTGCAGGCTCGATTTTATGAAGGCGATATTAGAGACAAAGCATTTTTAGATGAAGTGTTTAATAAAGAAAATATCGAGGGCGTGTTCCATTTTTGTGCTTACTCATTAGTTGGAGAATCTGTCGAAAAACCACTAACTTATTTCAATAATAATATTCATGGATTACAAACATTATTAGAGGTTATGTACGATCATAATGTGAATAAAATCATTTTTTCATCAACTGCAGCAGTGTACGGAGAACCAAATTCAATTCCTATTAAAGAAGATGATACGACTAATCCTACTAGCCCTTATGGGGAAAGTAAGTTAGTTATGGAGAAAATGATGCGTTGGTGTCATGAAGCGTATGGTATTAATTTTGCGGCATTACGTTACTTTAATGTGGCAGGTGCTAATCCAGATGGCACTATTGGTGAAGACCATAGACCCGAAACGCATTTAATACCTATCGTTTTACAAGTTGCTCTCGGACAACGTGATAATTTAACAGTATTTGGCGATGATTACAATACGCCAGATGGGTCATGTATTAGAGATTATTTACACGTTGAAGATTTAATAGCAGCACATATTCTTGCTTTTGATTATTTGAAAAATGGCGGTGCTTCAGGCGCATTTAATTTAGGCAGCAGTCAAGGATATTCAGTATTTGAAATATTAGAAGCGGCGCGTGAGGTAACAGGAGAAGAGATTAAAGCTGAAGTCGGTAAAAGAAGAGCAGGCGATCCAGGTACATTAGTTGCATCAAGTGATAAAGCTAAATCATTGTTAGGTTGGATTCCACAACATGACGATATTAAAGAAATCATACAAGATGCATGGAAATGGCATCAATCTCACCCACATGGCTACAAACAGGAAGAAGGTTAA
- the galT gene encoding UDP-glucose--hexose-1-phosphate uridylyltransferase, with translation MLLNKQLVNQFIQYTVDMGEFDTLDAIYVQNRLIAILGAKGIEDEKTIDSISAMTPNDIAQIWIEEAVKAGTIEGELYNREIIEAQILDLITPKPSTINNYFWQQHKENPKLATDYFYELSKRNHYVKEDAIAKNISYNVATDYGDIEITINLSKPEKDGKQIAKEKNATASAYPQCALCFENEGYIGSVLQAARTNHRIIRMNLAGHEWGFQYSPYAYFNEHSIVLSGTHEPMEINQQTFVNLVEFVQQFPHYFIGSNADIPIVGGSILSHNHYQAGRHEFPMDRATTKETFKLTSFPDIEATTLKWPMSVIRLKSKNSEQLIKAATYVMDKWNNYSDSSVDIKAYSDDGTRHHTVTPIVRFNNDQYEIDIVLRDNQTSNEYPDGIFHPHQDVQHIKKENIGLIEVMGTAILPGRLKNELADVKNYLLGKSVNDLGPHKQWAETMAQNYNIDNDNVDDIIDREVGLKFKRVLADAGVFKDNEQGNNAFKQFLNVL, from the coding sequence ATGTTACTTAATAAACAACTTGTAAATCAGTTTATACAGTACACTGTGGATATGGGCGAATTTGATACATTAGATGCTATTTATGTTCAAAATAGACTCATCGCTATACTTGGTGCTAAAGGTATTGAGGATGAAAAAACAATAGATTCGATATCGGCGATGACGCCAAACGATATCGCACAAATATGGATTGAGGAAGCGGTTAAAGCAGGGACTATCGAAGGTGAACTCTACAATAGAGAAATAATAGAGGCCCAAATACTTGATTTAATAACGCCTAAACCTTCAACTATAAATAATTATTTTTGGCAACAGCATAAAGAAAATCCAAAGCTTGCAACGGATTATTTTTATGAGTTATCTAAGCGTAATCATTATGTTAAAGAGGACGCTATCGCTAAAAACATTAGTTATAATGTTGCAACCGACTACGGCGATATAGAAATAACAATAAATTTATCAAAACCAGAAAAAGACGGTAAACAGATAGCTAAAGAAAAAAATGCAACTGCAAGCGCCTATCCGCAATGTGCACTATGTTTTGAAAACGAAGGATATATTGGGAGTGTATTACAAGCAGCGAGAACAAATCATCGTATTATCCGTATGAATTTAGCAGGCCATGAATGGGGCTTCCAATATTCACCATATGCTTACTTTAATGAACATAGCATCGTATTATCAGGTACACATGAACCAATGGAAATTAATCAACAAACATTTGTAAATTTAGTGGAATTTGTTCAACAATTTCCCCATTACTTTATAGGTTCTAATGCTGATATTCCGATTGTAGGAGGCTCAATTTTATCGCACAATCATTATCAAGCTGGACGACATGAATTTCCAATGGATAGAGCCACAACTAAAGAAACTTTTAAGTTAACATCATTTCCGGATATTGAAGCAACGACATTAAAATGGCCGATGAGTGTTATTAGATTGAAAAGTAAAAATAGCGAACAATTAATTAAAGCTGCTACCTATGTAATGGATAAATGGAATAATTATTCAGACAGTAGTGTCGATATAAAAGCCTATAGTGACGATGGCACAAGACATCATACTGTAACACCGATAGTACGTTTTAACAATGATCAATATGAAATTGATATTGTGTTACGTGACAATCAAACGTCGAATGAATATCCTGACGGTATTTTTCACCCTCATCAAGATGTACAACATATTAAAAAAGAAAATATTGGGTTAATCGAAGTGATGGGCACGGCAATTTTACCTGGAAGATTAAAAAATGAACTTGCCGATGTAAAAAATTATTTACTTGGAAAATCTGTTAATGATTTAGGACCTCATAAACAATGGGCAGAAACGATGGCTCAAAATTATAACATTGATAATGACAACGTGGATGACATTATAGACAGAGAAGTAGGACTTAAATTTAAAAGAGTATTAGCAGACGCAGGTGTATTTAAAGATAACGAACAAGGCAATAATGCATTTAAACAATTTTTAAACGTACTTTAA
- the modA gene encoding molybdate ABC transporter substrate-binding protein, whose product MNIKKLLVGITTASVVLAGCSNSGSDHKSKESSKKDSNKKQHITVSAAASLTDVNKDLAKEFKKDHKNTKISFNYGGSGALRQQIEKGAPSDVMMSANTKDVDMLVKDKKAKNTYNYAQNKLVLIGDKDSNYKSVKDIKKGDKLAIGETKSVPAGKYAEQYLKDQKLYDDVKSNLVYAKDVRQVLNYVEKGNAQLGYVYKTDLAQSQKNGNNKVKEINAAKLKKPITYKAATTSNKKAAKEWVDFLKTKDAKKIMKKYKFEE is encoded by the coding sequence ATGAATATAAAAAAATTATTAGTTGGTATCACTACTGCGAGTGTAGTGTTAGCGGGTTGTTCGAATTCTGGAAGTGACCACAAAAGCAAAGAAAGTTCTAAAAAAGATTCAAATAAAAAGCAACATATTACAGTTTCTGCAGCAGCAAGTTTAACTGACGTGAACAAAGATTTAGCTAAAGAATTTAAGAAAGACCATAAAAACACTAAGATTTCATTTAATTATGGTGGTTCTGGTGCGTTAAGACAACAAATTGAAAAAGGTGCACCAAGTGACGTTATGATGTCTGCCAATACAAAAGATGTTGATATGTTAGTAAAAGATAAGAAAGCAAAGAATACATATAATTATGCACAAAATAAACTAGTGCTTATCGGTGATAAAGACAGTAACTACAAATCAGTAAAAGATATTAAAAAAGGCGATAAATTAGCTATAGGCGAGACTAAGTCCGTGCCTGCAGGTAAATATGCCGAACAATATTTAAAAGATCAGAAGTTATATGACGATGTTAAATCAAACTTGGTATATGCTAAAGATGTTCGCCAAGTATTGAACTACGTAGAAAAAGGTAATGCGCAATTAGGTTATGTTTATAAAACGGATTTAGCACAAAGCCAAAAAAATGGAAACAATAAAGTTAAAGAAATCAATGCAGCTAAGCTGAAAAAACCAATTACTTACAAAGCAGCAACGACTTCAAATAAAAAAGCAGCAAAAGAATGGGTAGACTTCTTGAAAACGAAAGATGCTAAAAAAATCATGAAAAAATATAAATTTGAAGAATAG
- the modB gene encoding molybdate ABC transporter permease subunit, with protein MVDLTPFWISIKVAVISTIIVFFIGIIVARWLYSRHGIIARLLESIVVLPIVLPPTVMGFILLIIFSPKSPVGQFFSHVLHIPVVFTMTGAIIASIIVSFPLMYQHTVQGFRGIDKKMLNTARTMGASENKIFTQLILPLSKRSILSGVMMSFARGIGEFGATLMVAGYIPNKTNTLPLEIYFLVEQGKENQAWLWVLVLVAFAITIIGTINVLNKERYLEGD; from the coding sequence ATGGTCGATTTAACACCATTTTGGATTTCAATTAAAGTAGCAGTCATTAGTACGATCATCGTTTTCTTCATAGGTATCATAGTTGCAAGATGGTTGTATAGTAGACATGGTATAATCGCTAGGTTATTGGAAAGTATTGTTGTGCTACCTATTGTGTTACCGCCGACGGTTATGGGTTTTATATTGCTTATAATCTTTTCACCTAAAAGTCCTGTCGGTCAGTTTTTTAGTCATGTATTACACATACCTGTCGTGTTTACTATGACAGGTGCAATCATTGCCTCTATTATTGTAAGCTTCCCATTAATGTATCAACATACAGTCCAAGGTTTTAGAGGTATTGATAAAAAGATGTTGAATACTGCGCGTACGATGGGAGCAAGTGAAAATAAAATTTTTACACAACTCATCTTACCTTTATCAAAGCGTTCTATCTTATCTGGTGTAATGATGAGTTTTGCGAGAGGTATTGGCGAATTCGGTGCTACTTTGATGGTAGCTGGGTACATTCCAAATAAGACAAATACGTTGCCATTAGAAATTTATTTCTTAGTGGAACAAGGTAAAGAAAATCAAGCTTGGTTATGGGTGCTTGTGTTAGTTGCTTTCGCAATAACGATAATCGGCACAATCAATGTCTTGAACAAAGAACGTTATTTGGAGGGTGATTAG
- a CDS encoding ATP-binding cassette domain-containing protein, whose protein sequence is MLTIKLKHQLKDTPITIDINDQKPKIYALRGPSGIGKTTVLNMIAGLRQPNEAFIKVNNNVLTDTETNVNVKIQQRNIGYLFQDYQLFPNMNVLKNITFMTPYSRHIEDLMSELNITHLVEQYPYTLSGGESQRVALARTLSTKPDLILLDEPFSSLDDYTKDESIKIVNNVFEEWQIPIIFVTHSNYEAEQLAHEIITFGN, encoded by the coding sequence ATGCTTACTATTAAATTAAAACATCAGCTAAAAGACACTCCAATAACAATTGATATTAATGATCAAAAACCTAAAATATATGCTTTAAGAGGCCCGTCTGGCATAGGTAAAACAACCGTATTAAATATGATTGCAGGTTTAAGACAACCTAACGAAGCATTTATTAAAGTGAATAATAACGTGTTAACAGATACTGAAACTAATGTGAATGTTAAAATTCAGCAACGTAATATAGGTTATTTATTTCAAGATTATCAATTATTTCCTAATATGAATGTCTTGAAAAATATAACCTTTATGACTCCATATTCGAGACATATCGAAGACTTAATGTCAGAACTGAATATAACGCATTTAGTTGAGCAATATCCGTATACATTATCTGGTGGTGAGTCTCAACGTGTGGCATTAGCACGTACACTGAGTACAAAACCAGATTTAATATTGTTAGATGAACCATTCTCTAGTTTAGATGATTATACTAAAGATGAAAGTATAAAAATCGTCAACAATGTGTTTGAAGAATGGCAAATACCTATAATATTCGTGACACATTCAAATTATGAAGCAGAACAATTAGCGCATGAAATTATTACATTTGGTAATTAA
- a CDS encoding DUF3021 family protein gives MQYIYPCSNRLKFLPIAILFGWYPLYISAILMFTFIFNIIYFFMWYINYSKAKKMVAAINNVLKSEHNK, from the coding sequence GTGCAATATATTTATCCGTGTTCAAATAGACTTAAATTTTTACCGATAGCTATTTTGTTTGGTTGGTATCCATTATATATCTCCGCTATTTTAATGTTTACGTTTATTTTTAACATCATTTATTTCTTTATGTGGTATATCAATTATTCCAAAGCCAAAAAAATGGTGGCTGCGATCAACAACGTATTAAAATCAGAACACAATAAATAA
- a CDS encoding ThiF family adenylyltransferase has protein sequence MDNNRYSRQILFKGIGQEGQTLIAQAHVTIVGMGALGSHLAEGLVRAGIGELTIVDRDYIEESNLQRQTLYSANDAVEALPKVIAAEQALHAINKDVTINTFIEQVDYAFLEEHSREVNLILDATDNFDTRMLINDFAFKNNIPWIYGGVVQSTYVEVPFISGETPCFNCLLPQLPAINLTCDTVGVIQPAVTMTTSLQLRDALKIITGNDVPAKYTYGDIWNGEHHVFGFSRMSDNGCHTCGAKPTFPHLNKQAHEYASLCGRDTVQYQNKHISQEMLVNFLVKNNIDYKSNDYLIMFRYDGYRLVNFQDGRFLIHNMSQASEAAKLMNKLFG, from the coding sequence GTGGATAATAATCGTTATTCAAGACAAATACTATTCAAAGGTATCGGTCAAGAGGGACAAACTTTAATAGCACAGGCCCACGTCACTATTGTAGGTATGGGGGCTTTAGGATCACATCTTGCCGAAGGTTTAGTAAGAGCGGGTATTGGTGAATTAACAATAGTAGATAGAGATTATATAGAAGAAAGTAATTTACAGCGACAAACGTTGTATTCTGCAAATGATGCGGTTGAAGCGTTACCTAAAGTTATCGCAGCAGAACAAGCATTGCATGCTATTAATAAGGACGTAACGATTAACACATTTATTGAACAAGTTGATTATGCATTTTTAGAAGAACATAGTCGTGAAGTAAATTTAATTTTAGATGCTACTGATAATTTTGACACTAGAATGTTAATCAATGATTTTGCCTTTAAAAATAATATTCCTTGGATATACGGTGGTGTCGTACAAAGCACTTATGTTGAAGTGCCATTTATATCAGGGGAGACACCTTGCTTTAACTGCTTATTACCACAACTTCCTGCGATTAATTTAACATGTGATACGGTAGGCGTAATTCAACCTGCAGTCACAATGACGACGAGTTTACAACTGAGGGATGCACTTAAAATTATTACGGGTAATGATGTTCCAGCAAAGTATACCTATGGAGATATTTGGAATGGAGAACATCACGTGTTTGGTTTTAGTCGTATGTCTGATAATGGTTGTCATACATGTGGCGCAAAACCGACGTTTCCACATTTAAATAAGCAAGCACATGAGTATGCTTCATTATGTGGTAGGGATACGGTGCAATATCAAAATAAACATATTTCCCAGGAAATGTTAGTAAACTTTTTAGTAAAAAATAATATTGATTATAAATCAAACGATTATCTTATTATGTTTCGTTATGATGGGTATCGCTTAGTCAATTTTCAAGACGGCAGATTTCTGATTCATAATATGTCACAAGCGAGTGAAGCGGCAAAACTGATGAATAAATTATTTGGATAA
- a CDS encoding MogA/MoaB family molybdenum cofactor biosynthesis protein codes for MHSDIKLTRKIQSAVLTISDTRDYKTDKSGQLIKSLLAEENVEVRDEAYKIVKDEPQAIKSQIEEWLKSDVDVIITTGGTGISPRDITIETVRPLFTKEIEGFGELFRYLSYTEDVGTKALLSRAIAGTVKDKLIFCLPGSSGAVKLALNKLIKPELNHLVHELTK; via the coding sequence ATGCATAGTGATATTAAATTAACACGTAAAATACAAAGTGCAGTGTTGACGATTTCTGATACGAGAGATTATAAGACGGATAAAAGTGGTCAATTGATTAAGTCTTTACTTGCAGAAGAAAATGTTGAAGTTAGAGACGAAGCTTACAAAATTGTCAAAGATGAACCACAAGCTATAAAGTCTCAAATTGAAGAATGGTTAAAGTCTGACGTTGACGTCATTATTACTACAGGTGGTACTGGTATATCTCCGCGAGATATTACTATAGAAACAGTGCGACCATTATTTACGAAAGAAATAGAAGGTTTTGGTGAATTGTTTAGGTATTTAAGCTATACCGAAGATGTAGGTACAAAAGCATTATTATCTAGAGCTATTGCAGGTACGGTGAAGGATAAATTAATATTTTGTCTACCAGGTTCTTCCGGCGCAGTGAAATTAGCGTTAAATAAATTAATTAAGCCTGAATTGAATCATTTAGTACATGAATTAACAAAATAA
- the moaC gene encoding cyclic pyranopterin monophosphate synthase MoaC: MSNFTHINEQGNAKMVDVSDKSDTKRTAIAHSSITVNTDIYQQIVEHTNQKGNVLNTAQIAGVMAAKNTSTIIPMCHPLPLSGIDVSFDWVTNDDDYTLNITTSVSTTGKTGVEMEALTAASVVALTVYDMTKALDKGMVIGETYLSSKTGGKSGDYTRKQ, encoded by the coding sequence ATGTCAAATTTCACACATATTAATGAACAAGGTAATGCAAAGATGGTAGATGTGTCGGACAAAAGCGATACAAAACGTACTGCTATTGCACATTCTAGCATTACTGTTAATACCGATATTTACCAACAAATCGTGGAACATACCAACCAAAAAGGTAACGTGCTTAATACGGCTCAAATTGCTGGCGTCATGGCTGCCAAAAACACATCAACAATCATACCAATGTGCCATCCCTTACCTTTAAGTGGCATCGATGTTAGTTTTGACTGGGTTACTAACGACGATGATTATACACTTAATATTACAACTTCAGTTTCTACTACAGGTAAAACTGGTGTTGAAATGGAAGCTTTGACAGCTGCGTCTGTTGTGGCATTAACCGTGTACGACATGACAAAAGCTTTAGATAAAGGTATGGTTATCGGCGAAACTTACCTTTCTTCAAAAACTGGCGGCAAATCAGGTGACTATACGCGTAAACAATAG